Proteins encoded within one genomic window of uncultured Desulfobacter sp.:
- the nhaR gene encoding transcriptional activator NhaR, translated as MEWLNYHHLYYFWIVMNEGSITAASNRLRLAQSTISAQLTKLEESFGGKLFNRQGRKLEATDLGQLVFQYADKIFLLGRELMDQIHNRPVVGPLSLNVGIVDVVPKLMARKLIEPALCMEKTVRLACHEGKEKDLLADLALHNLDLVISDGLPKPGLSVKTYNHFLGECGITFFAEKKLAERLTGKFPDCLDNAPMVMPMTMSWLRGALDQWFDRLSIRPVMVAEFEDNALLTVFGQAGDGVFMGPTIIESEVKAQYQVEIIGRCSNIKERFYAISVERILKHPAVVAITDTARHSVFFSK; from the coding sequence ATGGAATGGCTTAATTATCATCATCTCTACTATTTCTGGATAGTTATGAACGAAGGGAGCATTACGGCAGCCAGCAACAGACTCAGGCTTGCCCAGTCAACCATCAGTGCGCAGTTGACCAAACTGGAGGAATCTTTCGGTGGAAAACTGTTCAACCGACAGGGACGAAAACTGGAAGCCACGGATTTAGGTCAGCTGGTGTTTCAATATGCCGACAAGATTTTTCTTTTGGGACGCGAACTGATGGATCAGATTCACAACCGTCCGGTGGTCGGACCGCTTTCACTGAATGTGGGTATCGTGGATGTCGTGCCCAAGCTCATGGCCAGAAAGCTCATCGAACCGGCCCTGTGTATGGAAAAAACCGTTCGCCTGGCCTGCCACGAAGGTAAAGAAAAAGACCTGCTGGCCGATCTTGCGTTGCACAATCTGGATCTGGTAATCTCCGACGGATTACCCAAACCCGGTCTCAGCGTGAAAACCTACAATCATTTCTTAGGCGAATGCGGCATCACTTTCTTTGCCGAGAAAAAACTTGCGGAACGCCTGACTGGAAAATTCCCTGACTGCCTGGATAACGCCCCCATGGTAATGCCCATGACCATGTCATGGCTCCGGGGTGCCCTTGATCAGTGGTTTGACCGTTTGTCCATTCGACCGGTGATGGTCGCTGAATTTGAAGACAATGCGCTGCTGACGGTTTTCGGGCAGGCCGGAGACGGTGTATTCATGGGGCCCACGATCATTGAATCTGAGGTTAAAGCCCAGTATCAAGTGGAGATCATCGGTAGATGCAGCAATATTAAGGAACGATTTTATGCGATCTCTGTTGAACGAATCCTTAAGCATCCAGCGGTTGTGGCCATCACCGACACCGCACGCCATTCAGTGTTTTTCAGCAAGTAA
- a CDS encoding MlaE family lipid ABC transporter permease subunit, producing MPELNIETVGQTTVMLFSGRLDAPGVALLWHTAAKTVKKPGQGTIRIDLESVDYMDMAGATFISYLSRLSAITPAKQSDLVTGVKKEFVPLLDLADQSKNEASPPPPKVSYIEKTGRDLTASIEDAKVFITMVGEITAALLSCIKNPGRIRWADTWMVAERSGVNALPIVALISFIVGLVMAFQAAIPMRMFGAEIYVANLIGIAMIRELGPLMTAIVLAGRSASAFAAEIGTMKINEEIDALTVMGMEPVRFLIIPRVIAATLITPLLTVFSNFVGILGGMVVILSFGYPPIAYYNQVVGFVSWEDLAGGLVKCFVFGLLIAATGCIRGYQTLRGPSAVGDATTRAVVSSIILIAVFDGIFSIIYFYLGI from the coding sequence TTGCCGGAGCTGAACATTGAAACCGTAGGCCAGACAACGGTAATGCTTTTTTCAGGACGGCTGGATGCCCCGGGGGTTGCCCTGTTATGGCATACAGCTGCTAAAACCGTTAAAAAGCCGGGCCAGGGGACAATCCGGATAGATCTTGAATCCGTTGATTATATGGACATGGCCGGAGCCACATTTATCTCTTATTTAAGTCGGCTTTCAGCTATCACACCAGCAAAACAATCCGACCTTGTGACCGGCGTCAAAAAAGAGTTCGTCCCCCTTCTGGATCTGGCTGATCAATCAAAAAATGAGGCATCACCCCCGCCGCCGAAAGTTTCCTACATTGAAAAAACCGGCAGAGACCTAACCGCATCCATTGAAGATGCCAAGGTGTTCATTACCATGGTCGGAGAAATCACAGCGGCTTTGCTTTCCTGCATTAAAAATCCGGGCCGCATCCGCTGGGCCGACACATGGATGGTGGCTGAACGCTCAGGGGTCAACGCACTGCCCATTGTGGCGCTGATCTCATTTATCGTGGGGCTGGTCATGGCATTCCAGGCCGCCATTCCCATGCGCATGTTCGGCGCCGAAATATATGTGGCCAACCTCATCGGTATTGCCATGATCCGGGAGCTAGGTCCTTTGATGACCGCCATTGTCCTGGCAGGCCGATCGGCATCGGCTTTTGCCGCAGAAATCGGCACCATGAAAATCAACGAGGAAATTGATGCGCTCACGGTCATGGGCATGGAGCCGGTCAGATTTCTCATCATCCCCAGGGTGATTGCCGCCACCCTGATCACACCGTTGCTCACGGTTTTTTCCAATTTTGTGGGGATCCTTGGCGGCATGGTTGTCATTCTTTCCTTTGGCTACCCGCCCATTGCCTACTATAATCAGGTGGTGGGCTTTGTCTCCTGGGAAGATCTTGCCGGCGGCCTGGTCAAATGCTTTGTGTTCGGGCTTCTCATTGCCGCCACCGGATGCATCCGTGGATATCAGACATTGAGAGGGCCCTCTGCCGTGGGCGATGCCACCACACGGGCGGTGGTATCCTCCATTATTTTAATTGCCGTATTTGACGGTATTTTTAGCATAATCTACTTTTATCTGGGCATATGA
- a CDS encoding ATP-binding cassette domain-containing protein produces the protein MNETIINVRHLFAGYNNNAIMEDLNFDIQSGEVFVILGGSGCGKSTVLKHMIGLVPPVSGQVLIHGEDIVAARGKARNKLLGTIGVAFQNGALFGSMTVLENVMLPLIEFTDLPRQAIEAIAQVKLDLVDMGHALYLLPDELSGGMKKRAAIARAMALDPAILFLDEPSAGLDPLTSAELDRLILELASSLNITFVIVTHELESILTISDRVIMLGKKEKGIIAQGDPQKLKGDPSNPYVFSFFNRNP, from the coding sequence ATGAACGAAACGATCATCAATGTCCGGCACCTTTTTGCCGGGTACAACAACAACGCCATCATGGAAGATCTCAACTTTGATATCCAAAGTGGTGAGGTGTTTGTTATCCTCGGCGGTTCCGGCTGCGGTAAAAGCACAGTGCTCAAACACATGATCGGCCTGGTACCGCCGGTGTCCGGCCAGGTCCTCATCCATGGTGAAGATATTGTAGCTGCAAGGGGAAAGGCACGTAACAAGCTGCTTGGCACCATTGGTGTGGCATTCCAGAATGGTGCGCTGTTCGGCTCCATGACCGTGCTGGAAAATGTCATGCTGCCCCTGATAGAGTTCACGGATCTTCCCAGGCAAGCCATTGAAGCCATTGCCCAGGTCAAGCTGGATCTGGTTGACATGGGTCATGCCCTGTATCTTCTGCCCGACGAGTTGAGCGGCGGCATGAAAAAAAGAGCCGCCATTGCCCGAGCCATGGCCCTTGACCCGGCCATTCTGTTTCTGGATGAACCCTCAGCCGGGCTGGACCCTCTAACCTCGGCCGAGCTGGACCGCCTGATCCTGGAACTGGCAAGTTCCCTGAACATCACATTTGTTATTGTCACCCATGAGCTTGAAAGTATTCTGACCATTTCCGATCGGGTGATCATGCTGGGCAAAAAGGAAAAAGGTATCATTGCCCAAGGCGATCCCCAAAAGCTTAAAGGGGATCCATCGAACCCATATGTATTTAGCTTTTTTAACCGGAACCCATAA
- a CDS encoding MlaD family protein — translation MTQKTNYFKLGLFVILAFALTAAMLIAFGAGQFFKAETLAETYFNESVQGLNVGSEVKYKGVKIGAVKSITTPTKVYDIASNYVLVTFSLSEDCYVGQTGKIPKDRMKKAVDDGLSVFLSFNGLTGSAYLETDYKDNGPDDLEISWTPENLYVPSRSSNIKQVSDAITRAMETLGSMDFKEMKKDFSALLKSLNITKVSDQAESLIKELRQTNKGLAKIVTSGQVKQMVADAGSSMADLKQIIHTAKKPIEQTLADINTASASFKRMATGLENGYDGKLTEMSNKMDTVLTSLEKTSRLMENMIWTNADVIEKAISNLENTTENLNQFTRELREFPGSILMDAPPKSSTPGKEN, via the coding sequence ATGACCCAGAAAACCAATTATTTTAAACTCGGCCTTTTTGTCATCCTGGCCTTTGCACTGACTGCGGCCATGCTGATTGCCTTTGGTGCAGGCCAATTTTTCAAGGCCGAAACCCTTGCCGAAACGTATTTTAACGAATCGGTCCAAGGTTTGAACGTCGGATCGGAAGTGAAATACAAAGGGGTAAAAATCGGGGCCGTAAAATCCATTACCACCCCCACAAAGGTCTACGACATTGCCTCAAATTATGTATTGGTCACCTTTTCTCTGTCCGAAGACTGTTACGTGGGTCAGACCGGAAAAATCCCCAAGGATCGTATGAAAAAAGCGGTAGACGACGGACTCTCGGTATTTTTATCCTTTAACGGCCTGACCGGATCAGCATATCTGGAGACCGATTATAAAGACAACGGTCCCGATGATCTTGAAATCTCCTGGACCCCGGAAAATCTTTATGTGCCGTCCCGGTCCAGCAATATCAAACAAGTATCGGATGCCATCACCCGGGCCATGGAAACCCTGGGTTCCATGGATTTCAAAGAGATGAAAAAGGATTTTTCAGCCCTGCTCAAAAGCCTGAATATCACAAAGGTATCAGACCAGGCAGAAAGCCTGATCAAAGAGCTTCGCCAGACCAACAAAGGCCTGGCCAAAATAGTGACATCCGGCCAGGTCAAGCAGATGGTGGCGGATGCGGGTTCTTCTATGGCAGATTTAAAGCAGATCATTCATACGGCAAAAAAACCCATCGAACAGACCCTGGCAGATATAAATACGGCATCTGCCAGCTTCAAACGCATGGCTACCGGCCTGGAAAACGGCTATGACGGCAAATTAACTGAAATGTCTAATAAAATGGATACGGTTCTAACCAGCCTTGAAAAGACATCCCGGTTAATGGAAAATATGATCTGGACCAATGCCGACGTCATTGAAAAAGCAATCAGCAACCTGGAGAATACCACTGAAAACCTCAACCAGTTCACCCGGGAACTGCGGGAATTTCCAGGCAGCATTCTCATGGACGCCCCACCGAAATCATCAACACCAGGAAAGGAAAACTAG
- a CDS encoding ABC transporter translates to MNSLRPIRPMVLARLTLLVMITGIFTAAAVLGGCGIKNDYTKKQMFRLYADRNDPVDQSNRSTGAPLVVKRLDISPEFDGAGFVYRLGQSRFTQDFYNNYMTSPARMISDVMLETLIDSPHFAPAPKNRIPDDIFQLWGKITALYCDRRNTSAVSAVVTMALNLDRLNKDGFTPILSKTYSQQIPLGSDTSPTGYIQALNRGLAGIVKDILSDYQLTYQPRQAVKDNQ, encoded by the coding sequence ATGAACAGCCTTCGTCCTATAAGGCCCATGGTCCTGGCACGCTTGACTCTTTTGGTTATGATAACCGGTATATTCACCGCAGCCGCCGTTTTGGGCGGATGTGGGATTAAAAATGATTACACGAAAAAACAGATGTTCAGGCTTTATGCTGACCGCAACGATCCTGTCGACCAAAGCAACCGCTCAACCGGCGCCCCGCTGGTGGTTAAACGCCTGGATATTTCACCGGAATTCGATGGCGCAGGATTTGTCTACCGGCTGGGTCAAAGCAGGTTTACCCAGGATTTTTATAACAACTACATGACATCACCGGCCCGGATGATCAGTGATGTGATGCTCGAAACCCTGATCGACTCGCCTCACTTTGCTCCGGCCCCTAAAAACAGGATTCCGGACGATATATTCCAATTGTGGGGTAAGATTACAGCACTCTATTGTGATCGGCGTAATACATCTGCAGTATCGGCTGTGGTGACCATGGCGCTGAACCTTGATCGGTTGAACAAAGATGGATTCACACCAATTCTGTCAAAAACATATTCCCAGCAAATTCCTTTAGGCTCTGACACAAGCCCCACGGGTTATATTCAGGCCCTTAATCGTGGATTAGCCGGAATTGTCAAAGATATTTTGTCCGATTATCAATTAACATACCAACCTCGACAGGCTGTCAAGGATAACCAATAA
- the hisA gene encoding phosphoribosylformimino-5-aminoimidazole carboxamide ribotide isomerase, whose amino-acid sequence MKFRPCIDLRNGKVVQIVGGTLSDETQDSLVTNFESARTPEQFARMYQADQLFGGHVIALGPGNTESALEALHAFPGGLQMGGGIHPENAHTFLDAGASHVIVTSYVFSKGRMDMDKLKTLVNAVGKNRLVLDLSCRKREGQFWIVTDRWQNFTEMAVTPTTLENLSVFCDEFLIHGVDVEGKMQGIQKELVELLGTHSPIPATYAGGASQFSDLDLVKALGNGRVDLTIGSALDIFGGTIPYQQVVAWHESQN is encoded by the coding sequence ATGAAATTTCGCCCCTGTATTGATCTTCGAAACGGCAAAGTGGTCCAGATTGTGGGCGGCACCCTGTCCGACGAAACCCAGGACAGCCTAGTCACCAATTTTGAAAGCGCCCGAACCCCGGAACAATTTGCACGGATGTACCAGGCTGACCAACTCTTCGGTGGCCACGTCATTGCTCTTGGCCCGGGAAATACCGAATCAGCTCTTGAAGCGCTGCACGCATTCCCGGGCGGTCTTCAGATGGGTGGCGGCATTCACCCTGAAAATGCACACACCTTTTTGGACGCCGGCGCATCCCATGTCATTGTCACCTCATATGTTTTTTCTAAAGGCCGCATGGACATGGACAAACTCAAAACCCTGGTGAATGCTGTGGGTAAAAACCGCCTGGTTCTGGATTTAAGCTGTCGGAAAAGGGAGGGACAATTCTGGATTGTGACGGACCGCTGGCAAAATTTCACCGAAATGGCCGTAACCCCGACCACACTGGAGAATCTGTCTGTATTCTGTGACGAATTTTTAATCCACGGCGTGGATGTCGAAGGCAAAATGCAGGGTATCCAAAAAGAACTGGTAGAATTATTAGGAACACACAGCCCCATTCCTGCCACCTATGCCGGAGGGGCAAGCCAATTTTCAGACCTGGACCTTGTAAAAGCCCTTGGCAATGGCCGTGTGGACCTGACCATCGGTTCAGCCCTGGACATCTTTGGCGGCACCATCCCCTACCAACAGGTCGTGGCGTGGCATGAGAGTCAAAATTAG
- a CDS encoding RNA-binding protein, translating into MNIYVGNFTEQMTETNLREMFEAFGFVESVKIIKNRFNGRSRGFGFVEMPSNSEADKAIKALNGNMINKKPLKIKHGDSGAKKKKKFKKRRY; encoded by the coding sequence ATGAATATTTATGTCGGCAATTTTACAGAGCAGATGACAGAAACAAATCTTCGGGAAATGTTTGAGGCATTTGGCTTTGTGGAAAGTGTTAAAATTATAAAAAACAGATTCAACGGACGTTCAAGGGGATTCGGTTTTGTGGAAATGCCGAGTAACAGCGAAGCAGATAAAGCCATTAAGGCTTTGAATGGCAACATGATCAATAAAAAGCCCCTTAAAATAAAACATGGGGATTCAGGTGCCAAAAAGAAGAAAAAATTTAAAAAGAGACGCTACTGA
- a CDS encoding methyltransferase domain-containing protein: MSDVRVRYTTLEIGNMDIHIRMLRDVLQFDDPDGVAGKLGISSASWPIFGVIWPSGEVLAHLMLDYQIKGKRVLEVGCGIALASLVLNQRAADITATDHHPVARDFLDYNVGLNNGKIIPFVRTGWADPFHDKLGAFDLIIGSDLLYEDAHVNLLAAFINQHVRPCCEVVIVDPGRGFHGKFTRKMENLGYSQSQEKHESTDYLKKHFKGWVLTYFK; this comes from the coding sequence ATGTCTGATGTCCGGGTTCGGTATACGACCTTGGAAATCGGAAATATGGATATTCACATCCGTATGCTCCGGGACGTTCTTCAGTTTGATGACCCTGACGGCGTTGCCGGAAAACTTGGGATTTCTTCGGCATCCTGGCCTATCTTCGGTGTGATCTGGCCTTCAGGTGAGGTGCTTGCCCACCTGATGCTGGATTATCAGATCAAAGGCAAACGCGTGCTGGAGGTCGGATGTGGTATTGCCTTAGCAAGCCTGGTGTTAAACCAGCGGGCTGCAGATATTACAGCAACGGACCACCATCCTGTCGCCAGGGACTTTCTGGATTACAATGTCGGTTTAAATAACGGCAAAATCATTCCTTTTGTTCGAACCGGATGGGCCGATCCTTTCCATGATAAGCTTGGTGCCTTTGATCTTATTATCGGCTCTGATTTGCTCTACGAAGATGCGCATGTGAATCTTTTGGCCGCATTCATAAATCAGCATGTCCGGCCATGTTGTGAAGTAGTAATCGTGGACCCAGGCCGTGGATTTCATGGCAAATTCACCAGAAAAATGGAAAATCTTGGTTACTCGCAATCTCAAGAGAAGCATGAAAGTACAGATTATTTAAAAAAGCATTTTAAAGGCTGGGTTTTAACCTATTTCAAATAG
- a CDS encoding DEAD/DEAH box helicase codes for MNFTQFDFHPGIYAGIRSAGFTNATPIQEKTIPSILEGKDVLGLAQTGTGKTAAFLLPILQHLLNRRVEKTSAQPRALIMVPTRELAEQIYGNIKKLAAHTTIKSIAVYGGVKKTPQIKILRGGVDIVVACPGRLLDLLNEKALTLKSIETLVLDEADQMLDMGFMPDIQRIIRYLPKNRQSLVFSATMPRQIEHMVQTMLHRPVKIQINHKRPAPSIRHSWITVRKEERTALLKKMFSGKDMTSTLVFTRTKHKAKSLACQLKKSGYSAASLQGNLSQNQRRKAMDGFRNGSFNILVATDIAARGIDVSGVSHVINYDLPDTVETYIHRTGRTGRADQSGQAYTFASPSDGKMIAMIEKNLGRKMKNQSRLSMENSRQG; via the coding sequence GTGAATTTTACCCAATTTGATTTTCACCCCGGCATTTACGCAGGTATTCGCAGCGCCGGTTTTACCAATGCCACACCCATCCAGGAAAAAACAATTCCGTCGATTCTTGAAGGCAAAGATGTTCTCGGTCTTGCCCAGACAGGAACCGGCAAGACAGCAGCCTTTTTGCTTCCTATTCTTCAACACCTGCTTAACCGGAGAGTTGAAAAAACATCAGCTCAGCCCAGAGCATTAATCATGGTTCCAACCCGGGAACTGGCCGAACAGATTTATGGAAATATTAAAAAATTGGCTGCTCACACGACCATTAAAAGTATCGCTGTCTACGGAGGTGTCAAAAAAACACCACAGATTAAAATACTTCGTGGTGGTGTAGACATTGTTGTCGCCTGCCCGGGGCGCCTGCTTGATCTGCTCAATGAAAAGGCGTTAACGCTTAAATCGATTGAAACCCTGGTTCTTGATGAGGCGGACCAAATGCTGGATATGGGTTTTATGCCGGATATCCAGAGAATTATCCGATATTTGCCTAAAAATAGGCAATCTCTTGTTTTTTCCGCCACAATGCCCAGACAGATAGAGCATATGGTTCAAACAATGTTACATCGGCCAGTTAAAATTCAAATTAACCATAAGCGCCCTGCTCCAAGCATTCGACATAGCTGGATCACTGTCCGAAAAGAAGAACGGACCGCTCTACTGAAAAAGATGTTTTCAGGAAAGGATATGACCAGCACCCTTGTTTTTACCCGTACCAAACACAAGGCAAAAAGTCTTGCATGCCAATTAAAAAAATCAGGATACAGCGCGGCATCACTTCAGGGGAATCTTTCTCAGAATCAACGTCGCAAAGCCATGGATGGATTTCGCAACGGGTCCTTTAACATACTTGTGGCAACGGATATCGCAGCTAGAGGTATTGACGTTTCAGGCGTTTCCCATGTCATCAATTATGATCTGCCTGATACGGTTGAAACTTATATTCACCGAACCGGAAGAACCGGAAGGGCTGATCAGTCCGGGCAGGCGTATACCTTTGCCTCTCCTTCAGATGGTAAAATGATCGCTATGATTGAAAAAAATTTGGGTAGAAAAATGAAAAACCAATCCCGATTATCCATGGAAAATTCCCGGCAGGGATAA
- a CDS encoding cold-shock protein: MATGTVKWFNDSKGFGFIEQEDGGKDVFVHHSGINSSGFKSLKEGDRVSFDIEQGQKGPAATNVTVI, encoded by the coding sequence ATGGCAACTGGAACCGTAAAATGGTTTAACGACTCAAAAGGTTTTGGATTTATCGAACAAGAAGACGGTGGAAAAGATGTTTTTGTACATCATTCAGGTATCAACTCAAGCGGATTTAAGTCCCTCAAAGAGGGAGATCGTGTCTCCTTTGATATTGAGCAAGGTCAAAAAGGTCCTGCGGCTACTAATGTAACCGTGATCTAA
- a CDS encoding YkgJ family cysteine cluster protein, producing MTAIMGDSSQNAFKDILEDQFREKIYNSFINDAVLHVLKDVITYSHDIVDALESSNQSPTVACRSGCSYCCHSQIHVLPIEVLLILSFLSECFTRKQILLLMDRIDQRLQRTREKSLGSLFSIKDKLPCIFLENGMCSIYEVRPFICRAWNSMDSSLCKKIFDSGKFDDEIEASSARNLIFESSRSLFSDFGRQLKLETVPFEITQAVFNCLKTTNPLPLWLSGQDILNVNTPLGPVSSQAHLSDNFPSYDAYSDRSVQPTLVSREQEYIDYFYGKFKRRLAGHRYTEKHSQIHSFVFQNIYGKPIGAIALNEVISQNKTVHIHYLKAFILKSGNGTLMLLELCRKADCFNVRLSANPAFSPNDKFSYMDFNVLRKWYEQFGFKGDSCLCRIPRQE from the coding sequence ATGACCGCAATCATGGGCGATTCATCCCAGAATGCATTCAAAGATATCCTGGAAGACCAGTTCCGGGAAAAAATTTACAACAGTTTTATCAATGACGCGGTTCTTCATGTGCTAAAGGACGTCATAACATATTCCCATGATATTGTTGACGCCCTTGAGAGTTCGAACCAGAGTCCCACTGTGGCATGCCGGTCAGGCTGCAGTTACTGCTGTCATTCCCAAATACATGTACTGCCCATTGAAGTCTTGCTTATCCTCTCCTTTCTTAGTGAATGTTTTACCAGAAAGCAAATTCTCCTACTCATGGACAGAATTGATCAGCGCCTTCAACGCACTCGGGAAAAATCTCTTGGCAGCCTTTTTTCAATCAAGGATAAACTGCCCTGTATTTTTTTAGAAAACGGGATGTGCAGCATTTATGAAGTCCGCCCTTTTATTTGCCGTGCATGGAACAGTATGGATTCATCTCTTTGCAAAAAGATTTTTGATTCTGGAAAATTTGATGATGAAATTGAAGCCTCATCTGCCAGAAATCTTATATTTGAATCCTCCAGGTCACTTTTTTCTGATTTTGGCAGGCAGCTGAAACTGGAGACGGTTCCCTTTGAAATAACACAGGCTGTCTTCAATTGTTTAAAAACAACTAATCCATTGCCGCTGTGGCTTTCAGGACAAGATATTTTAAATGTAAATACCCCGTTGGGACCTGTGTCGTCGCAGGCGCATTTATCTGATAATTTCCCGTCTTATGACGCATATTCGGATAGATCTGTACAGCCGACGCTTGTATCCCGAGAACAGGAGTACATCGATTATTTTTATGGTAAGTTCAAGCGTCGCCTTGCCGGGCATAGATATACCGAGAAGCATTCACAGATCCATTCGTTTGTTTTTCAAAATATTTATGGAAAGCCAATTGGTGCCATTGCCTTGAATGAAGTTATTTCCCAAAACAAGACTGTTCATATCCATTATTTAAAGGCCTTTATTCTCAAAAGCGGCAACGGAACGCTGATGCTTTTGGAGTTGTGCCGGAAAGCCGACTGTTTTAATGTCCGGCTCAGTGCGAATCCCGCTTTCAGTCCTAACGACAAATTTTCGTACATGGATTTCAATGTGTTACGTAAGTGGTATGAACAATTTGGTTTCAAAGGGGATTCCTGTCTGTGCCGAATTCCTAGACAAGAGTAA
- a CDS encoding transglutaminase family protein, producing the protein MGIKTISEAIAFGIGQQIISASEVNQLGHGVRRDLAHLGIACCRALSIPARMVVGSLESLEPMDLHAWFEAYVGNRWYTFDPTRPDLKGGRIAIAFGRDAADVAIYTQFGDPVELLNLEVQIQRIPGPPNQGRTQ; encoded by the coding sequence ATGGGGATAAAAACAATTTCGGAGGCGATCGCTTTTGGGATTGGGCAACAGATAATAAGTGCCTCTGAAGTAAACCAACTTGGACACGGAGTCCGTCGGGATTTGGCCCATTTGGGAATTGCCTGTTGCCGGGCGTTGTCGATACCTGCCCGTATGGTAGTGGGTTCCCTTGAATCGCTTGAACCAATGGATCTGCATGCTTGGTTTGAGGCATATGTTGGAAATAGGTGGTACACATTTGATCCGACACGACCCGATCTGAAAGGAGGGCGTATTGCAATTGCTTTTGGTCGAGATGCGGCCGACGTTGCAATCTACACCCAATTCGGAGATCCAGTGGAACTATTAAATCTGGAGGTCCAAATTCAACGAATACCCGGCCCACCAAATCAAGGCAGAACTCAATGA
- a CDS encoding YkgJ family cysteine cluster protein, which yields MNDIPCIAFALAGGSCCLNRQIVLTLGDVRRISACAGHYNFFVMEKPEPWYLDPFYDPAWLTLVLNPEGLFRVLKRNPDKSCGMLTKTGCILPFEFRPLVCQLHPYMYTETEIIGIDETCPISKEADGFTILERLNMPMGKAIGWQHLLYNELHTERNEKTFSPLFKTVIPQLTNRGNYTIQEDNHLQSTPG from the coding sequence ATGAACGATATACCTTGTATCGCATTTGCATTGGCGGGCGGTTCCTGCTGCCTTAACAGGCAAATTGTTTTGACATTGGGAGATGTACGGCGAATAAGCGCCTGTGCAGGTCACTACAATTTTTTTGTGATGGAGAAACCGGAACCCTGGTATCTTGATCCTTTCTACGATCCAGCCTGGCTGACTCTGGTATTGAATCCAGAAGGACTATTCAGGGTTCTTAAACGGAACCCGGACAAAAGCTGTGGAATGCTTACAAAAACAGGCTGCATTTTGCCCTTTGAATTCAGACCCCTTGTCTGTCAATTGCATCCATATATGTATACGGAAACAGAAATCATAGGAATTGATGAGACCTGTCCCATTTCCAAAGAAGCGGATGGATTCACCATTTTGGAAAGACTGAACATGCCCATGGGAAAAGCTATTGGCTGGCAGCATTTGCTTTATAATGAATTACATACCGAACGAAACGAAAAGACGTTTAGCCCTTTGTTCAAGACAGTCATACCCCAATTAACGAATAGGGGAAATTATACGATACAGGAAGACAATCATTTACAATCGACCCCGGGGTAA